Part of the Nitrosophilus alvini genome, ATTTTGGGAGCATACTCATATTTTAAAAGATTTAGCTACACGGCCCATATAATTCTAGGTATTTCTTTGGGTCTCGCTCCGATAGCGGGTGTGGTTGCGGTAAAAGCTTCAATTACCATGTGGTCGGTTTTCCTTTCTCTCGGAGTTATGTTTTGGGTAGCCGGATTTGACCTGTTATACAGCCTGCAGGATATGGAGTTTGACATAAAAGAGGGCCTACACTCTATTCCGTCCAGGTTTGGTGCAGATTGTACAATGTTTATTTCCAGGATATTCCATGCACTTACCGTACTCTTTTGGCTCTTTTTTACCGTAGAAGCCGGGTTGGGACTTTTTGCGTATCTTGCGGTACTGATATCTGCTGTTATGCTATGGTATGAACATTTGATAGTAAAACGCGATTTTACAAAAATCGACAGAGCCTTTTTCACAGTTAACGGATATTTAGGCATCATATTTTTCATATTGATAGTAATAGATAGGATAGTATATGCTTAAGAACGACTGGGGTGATATAGTAGAAGAAGCATATGATTCATTGGAGAGTGAATATAGAAAGTTTCTTGAAAAAAACAGCGGATATTTTCCCGATTTTGAAAATATGTTCAACGCCTTTAAAACGCTGCCTCTTGCAAATACAAAATATATCCTTTTCGGACAGGACCCGTATCCCAGACGCGAAAGCGCCATCGGATATGCATTTATCGATGCGAAAGTAAAAAGAATCTTTGATGATAAAAACGGCCTTTCCAAAGAGGTCAATAGAGCAGTTAGTCTCAGAAATTTTGTAAAAATGGCACTTGTGGCAGATGGAAGACTTTCACCGACCGATACTTCCAAAGAGGCTATTAAAAAAGTAAACAGAGACGATCTTATAGTAAGTATAATGGATCTGAAAAACAATTTTGAGAAAAATGGGATTCTTCTGCTTAACAAAGCACTTGTTTTTACATCAAAGAAAGATACCAGGCTACATCTGAAAAAGTGGCATCCATTCATAGCAAAACTTCTTGAACTACTTCAAAACAGAGATCTGGAACTTATACTTTTTGGCAATGCGGCAAAAGATATACTGAGTATCAAAGAGAGTAGAAAATTTAAAGTTTACCATATGGAACACCCATACAATGTCAGTTTCGTGACAAACAAAGAAGCACTCGATTTTTTTGGTAAAATGGAACTTTTAAAGAGACAATGATATTAAACGGATAATGAAATGAATAAAAAGATTCTTGCAGTAGTGTTATTTGGCATATATCTCTTTGCATCAGATATGAGCATCTGGCTAAGGCCGGACTACATTCCGGCTCCGAAAGAGAATCCCCTGACAAAAGAGAAAATAGAGCTAGGGAAACTGCTTTTTTTTGATCCGAGACTGTCACGCAACGATACGGTATCTTGTGCCACCTGTCATATACCGTACTACTACTGGACAGACAGAGTACCAAGGGCAGTTGGAATTGAGGGAAGGAAGGGTACAAGAAACACTCCTACTATAGTAAACGGTGCATATCTTCACACATTTTTCTGGGATGCAAGGGCTGAGTCTTTGGAAGAGCAGGCATTGGGTCCTATTGAGGCGAAAGCAGAGATGGATATCTCTGCAGAAGAGCTGGTCAAAAAACTCAAAAATATAAAAGGGTATGTTAAACTTTTTGAAAAGGCGTTTCCGGGGATTGGCATAACAAAAGAGACAATAGCAAAAGCGATAGCCTCCTTTGAAAGAACGGTAGTTTCTACAGAGTCAGCTTTTGACAGATGGGTTAAAGGAGATCAAAATGCTATAAGCGAGGAGGCGAAAGAGGGTTTTGAGATATTTAGAAACAAGGGCAAATGTATATCCTGCCACAGCGGCTTCAATTTTACCAATGAAAGCCTGAACAACATTGCTCTTGGTGACTCGGATCCAGGAGTTTTTGCAATAACCAAAAATCCCATATGGAAAGGGTGCTTTAAAACGCCGACTTTAAGAGATGTGGCCGAAACATCTCCATATTTTCATGACGGTTCGGTGCATACACTTGAAGAGGCTGTTTATATATGCGGCAATGGAGGTAGGTATAAAGATATGAAAGGAAGGTCTCCTTTTTTCAGAGATAGGGGACTGAGTATGGATGAAGTGAGAAAAGTTGTAAAATTTCTCGAGACACTGACAGGCAAGAGACCGGATATCGAAATACCATACGAATTTCCACAGTAAAAAGCTTTGAAGAGTTATCCCGGAATTTTCCCTTTGCACTCTTTTATGGTATAATTTCACTCCTCAAAGCGCCCGTAGCTCAGCTGGATAGAGCAACAGGTTGCGGTCCTGTAGGCCGGGAGTTCGAATCTCTCCGGGCGCGCCAGAGTGCTTCATACTCCCGATTTTAGGGGACTTTTAGTCTCGCGATTTTCCACTGTGCCCAAACTGTGTCAGCAAGTGTTATTCAGATATAAGAAAATCTGATATAAAGGTGGCTCTTTTTTTCTTTTTGCTTCTGATATATCTTGCATATTTTTGTAGTGTCATTGAGCTGTCTTTGTGACCAAGCATTTGACTAACCCAAAGGATATCTTCACCATTTGCTATCATTAGGCTTGCAAATGTATGTCTCATCTGATATAGATTTCTGTGAGGAATCCCCAATTTTTTTAAAGTAGGTTTCCAGTAATAGGCACTGATTTTATCACAGGTATTAAAGGGTCTGTTCTCATAGGTTTCAAAAACATAAATTGCCTTTTTTCTGGATAACTCTCTGTGCATTTGCAGATAAGGCATCAGAGGTTCTATAATGTCAATTTCTCTGATACTGTTTTTTGTTTTGGGCAGATAGTCTTTTCCTCTTCTTCTTGAGCGTTTGATCTGGATGACCTTTTCTTTCCAGTCTATATCTTCCCATTTCAGACCTATAAGCTCACCTGTGCGCATACCTGTGAAAAAGCCTGTTGCAAAAAAAGCTCTGATGTGTTCGGGCATCGCATTTAAAATGGCAAAAATTTCCTCTAAGGTGAACGGACGTTTTTCTCTTACTTCTTCTATTTTTGGAGACTTTACAAGTTTAAAAGGATTTTTTTCAATAATCTCATCTCTAACCGCATCTTCAAAAATGATATTGAAGATTTTTCTCACCTTTGCCAATGTTGAACCCGAAACTTTATCCAAGAGCCTGTTTTGCCATTTGGCAATATCAGAGGGTTTGATTTTATCAAGCCTTTTCGATTTAAAATAGGGCTTGATATGGCATTCATACCTTTGGATATAGTCTTTTTGTGTAATTTCTCTTCTTTCGTGCCTGTGGATTTCAAAACTTACTTTGGCAAATTCACCGACAGTTGGCACTTTTGGTTTCTCATTTTCAAAGAACTCACCGGAGTTAAGCTTATAAAGCAGTTCCGGTATGATTTTTTGCTGGGCGAGTTTACGATTGGCTTTGGTGTCGTCTAATCCCAAAGACTTTCTATATCTTTTTGATTGATGATAAAATGTTATGTACAATCTGCCGTTGCGACTGGTCAGTGTCATCTCTTTCCTTTCCGACCACCCAATCGTCAATCGCAACCCTGTCAAATAAAATTTTACCAGCTTTTTTGAAATAGTGAATATTTTCTATGAACTGTTCATTCTTGAGTTTATAGATCCTGTCTTTAGAATATCCAAGATATTGGCTAAGCTCTTTTACATTAAGCCACCTTTTTTGAGTGCTGTTTGTCAATGCTTTTTTAATAGCTTCTATATCCTTTTCAATCTTTTCTATTTTGTTGAGATTTTCAAACTTTATATCCATATTCTCCCCCTATATGTTGATTTCGGCTTCAAGGTTTCGTTTTACGATCTCCTCGTAAAGCAATTGATGTCTTGCCTTCATAAGATCATCTTTGTTAGAGTCAACATTTAGCACTTTTGATATTTTTTGATACTCTTGCAATAGTTCATAATTATTGAGTCTCTTTATAGATCTTGACTTTAAAGGCTTGATGATCTCTCCATTTTGCAGCAATCTTAGATTTTCTGTCTCACCGTTTTGCTTTTGGATTATTATTGGTGTATAAAAGTCTTCTTTTGAATGATTGTTTGCCTTTAATGACTTTTCCACCTTTTCATAAAGCTCTTCATATAGCTCTTTGGTTATGAATATATTGTGAGCTTTTGCTTTTCTTGCAAGTCTTATATGCTCCTCTATAAACATCTCTTCGTTAAACAGATAGCTTTTTGACTTTATTCTCTCAAGAGGTGTTTGTATCTGCATAAACTCTTTGATTTCATATGAGTTTTTGATATGGAGCCAAAGAGGATCTGTTTTTGCTCTGTACCTGTTTTTTTCTTTTATAGTTTCAGGCAAGGCAAGCCGTATCTCATCCATTGCTTTTTTAAAAAGTGATTCTGCATTTTTTAAAAGATCTTCTATGGTATCTATCTTGTAGTTTTTCAGATACTGCCTATGAATCTCAAATTCAATATTGAATATCGGCTCTTCCAAAGAGAAGGCGTTATTTAGAAAGAATTCCTGCATCAATGTTGATTTACTGCTGTTTAACATTTCAATTCTTTTGTCATAAATTCTAAGCATAAAGGGTTTTTTGCCGATATATATAGTTTCAAGTCTTTTGGAGGTGTAAAGTTCTTTATAGATTAGTGCAGATTTCTGTTTTCTTGTAACAAACATATCCTTATTTACAAAGCTCATATCATATTGGACGAATGTATTTAGATCAGCTCTTGTTACAGGCCTGTAAGCAGTTGTAAAATCCTGCAGAATATCCTCTATCAAAGCAAGCATGGATTTTATGCCAATGGTATATATTCCATCAGCCAGGAGCTGTACTCTTATATTGTGTAGATTTTTATTGGTATAAGGGTCTTTGAATCCGATTTTAAAAAAGCGGTTTGTATCTTGAAGCCAAATGAATCCTTCTGCATTGCCAAGAAATTCAAGTGTTAAATCTTTTAAGGTTATGATAATATCTTTGTTTTTTATTTTCAGATAGTTTTTCTCGTAATTATCTTTTGTGGTTTCTATCTGATCTAATATATTTAGATACAGATCATCATATCTTTTGTTGGTCTCTAAAAAGTAGTATAGAGTATCTATACCGGAAATAGTTTTTGGTTTGTCAAATAGTTTGACATCAGTTTTTAACTTCATACTCTTTCCTTTTTTATTTTTGTGTTTTGTATAGGGGTGTTACTAATACCCCTATACTTTGCACCGCATTGGAGCCTCTTCGCAAAATTGCGCCTCTTCTCCAATGCTGCGCAACTTCCCGGAGCTGACGCCTCGATGCAGCTCGCCCGGGCTGCAGTCTTTCAAGCTCGTTGTCAGGCCTCCGCAAAGCTACGGCCTATATCCCGTAGAATTGGCATTTGCCGATAGTCGCCACCTCTACTTCAACATCACTGTTCTCTTTGCCTTTGTACTTGATAACTTCACCTGTCTCTTTATTTACATAATCTGCCTGCGTGAATATGTGCAGCAGATGACCTTTTAGGATAAGCATTTCGTCTCCTTTTGCATTTTTTGGAGACTGCCGGCAGTCGTTTTTTGTTGCAACAGGAAAATTGTAAAGAAATTTGATGAGAAAAAATGAGGAGTTTTTACTTAACTGGGTGTAAAAATTCGGATGGAAATAATTGAAAAAACATGTTAATAGGATGCTCATTGAAAAATCTTTCTGCATCCATTGATATGAAGCTTATTTCTGGAAGTTCTTTTTTTAATTCTTTAAAAAAATCATCATACTGTTCTATTACAGAATCTGGATAAATTTTATTAGAAGTTTTGTTTTTAAAGATTGGAAGTCCTCCTAACCGACCAGAGATATAAATTTTTCTAAGTAGATCAGCAGAATTTTCTTTAATATAGTAACCAAATAAAATATATAAAATTTCATTTACAATATTTAATGCATATGATGATTTGATCTGCATTTTTTGCCGAAAATATGCATTAAGAACAATTGCCAAACTCTTATATATAATTTCTTCAGAATGAATTGGAGTACTTGAAAAATATAAATATATTTTCTTTATAATTGATTTCATCCAAGTTTCATCCTCTTTAAATTTGATCTGCTCTATGGGAATAAGTGTATATATATTTAAAAAAATCTCTGTAAACGGCCGGTTATGGATCATCATTCTGAATAATACTGCATATATTTTGGATGATCCTGGAAAAGTGTTACACATATCAAAAATTTCTTTTCTAAATTTTCTATATTTTTTTCTAAATTTGACTTTATCGCTCTTTAATCCAGCGAAGCTGTTTTCATACTCATCTGAATTGTAAAAATCTATCGACTCGAGATATCTGTAAATTAAAAAAAGAACATAATAGGTATGAAAAAATATTTTTCGGTTTTCAAAAAATACTACTTTTTCATATTGCCGTAGTTTATAAAAAGGATTTTTAAGTTGATAGAATATTGAAGCATATTTATGCTCATGAAATTGGTTAAAAACTTCTATTGTATTATGAGTAACAGTTTTATCTTTTGGTGAATTTTTTATACCTATTTTTAGGTTTGGCTTCAGTTCATAATAATCATAATATTCGTGCAGAATATATTTTTTGTTTATCACTTTAAACCTTTTGTTAACTTTTTAGTTGATACTATTAGTTAAAATGTTATATCTTTGTACAATAAAAGACAAGTTGTTTCTTTATGAAATTTCAAAAAATATTACTTTTTTATCACTATATTGTATTATAGTATTTATAAATTTTTTGAATTTTTAAAGAGAGGTTATTTATGGGTATTGAGAATACAGAAAAAAATTATGTGAAACTTCTAAAAACTTATTTGATAGAAAATGAAAACTCTTATCTTTTAAGCGATATTGGTAAAAATAAAATTGCTATGATTTCAGGCGAATGGGGAAGCGGAAAAACATTTTTTTGGGACAATATTAGAAAAGAGTTGAATGAAAAAAAAGTGAAAAATATTTATATAAGTTTGTATGGAAAAGATTCAATACAAGCGATTGAAAATGAACTATTGTTAAAAGCATATAATTTGAGTTTAGGGAAAAAAGACGATGATGAGAATAGAGATATTATAGAGAAAGGTTTTTCGGTATTTACTCAAGTATCTACAGGTTTTAGTCCTTTAATAGGTTTTAATTTTGAAAAAGTTATTGAAACAGTTAAAGAGTTAAATATCGAAAAAAAATTTCAAAAAGCGGGAGAAGTTTTAAATGATGGAGTCATTATCTGTTTTGATGATTTTGAAAGAAAATCAACTGCTGTCAATTTAAACGATCTTTTTGGTTTTATAACGAATTTAACTATAGAATACAATTGCAAAGTGATTATTATAGTAAATAGTGAAGCTTTTAAAGATGAAGAAGCAAAAGTTTTCAAAAGAGTAAAAGAAAAAAGTATAAGCAAATATTTTCACTACAGGCCTGATAAAAAACATCTGTTTGATCAAATAGTCTCAAGTTTAAATAAAGAAAATCAAGAGTTAAATAAGAGAATTTTCTCAATTATTGATATGACAGATGTTTGCAATGCAAGAATATATATTCAAATAGTTAAAAATGTTTATGAGTATAATAATAAGTATGAAATTAATGATAATTCATTAAAAATTTTGGTATTGAATACGATATTTTTTAGTATCTATCATGAAACAATTAAAATATCGAATATAAAAAGTCCTATAACTAACCTTTCTGAAAATTTTTCAGAACTTTTGATAACTGTATTTTATACATTTGTAAATAACTATAAAACTAACAAATTGAAAAAAGAGGCTTTTTTGTCGCGCCTGAAAGATAGAGTTTATTATGAAATAGGAAATAAAAACCAGGAGCAGTACAAGGTATTATTGGAAACTATTGAAAAAAATTCGGATTATTTATATGATTTGTATAATTATGTTTTTGTTTATAATATATTAAATCAGACTAAAATAAATGAAAAATATTCTCGTATAATAGATAAAACTGAACAAGAAGTAGAAAATATTAATCAGATAAATAATTTTATTGAAACAGGAATTCTTTTATAGAACTGTGCCCAAACTGTGCCCAAAATTAACTAAATTATGCTAAAATCAAGAAAGTGACAGGATTGCGAAAGTCCGATTTTATGGTCTTTTGTGGTTTTTGTTTAAGGTTAAATTAAGCTCTCTCCGGGCGCGCCAGAGTGCTTCATGCCAGGAAAATTTATGGATGACAACTGCATAAACGGATTTGCTTTTCTGTTTATATTTTTAATGGTTTTCTCACGAATAGTTTCAAAGCAATTAAAAACTCGCTTTATTTCTATATCGGGAACTATAGTGCAGATTTTTATAGGAATAATCTCTTTGATAATCTCTATATATTTCTTCAGTTTGTGCTGAATTTCATATTCCCATCGGACTCGGTTTCTTCTTGTACTCAAAAAAGACTTTTACCGCTTTGTAAAGATTTATAAAAAGCATAATGTTCGATATGGCTATTAATAGTGCCGAGAGTTTAGTCAAAGGTGCAAAAGGTAGCAGAAGAAGTGACAGATATGCCAATATATGTAAAATCATCTGAAGTTTTGCACTCTTTTCGGGTATCATCTCTCTCATAGTGGGAATATCAAAATACCCCATACTGCTCAGGTGGAACCATGCAAGAAAGGGGATGATTTTATAGAGCATTC contains:
- the mqnP gene encoding menaquinone biosynthesis prenyltransferase MqnP; the encoded protein is MDRILKVLRDFNELVMFKHTVFSLPFIFIAMVVAADGWFGWRLLFLGLLAAASARNFAMGINRYLDRDIDAKNPRTANRPSVDGRIDESKILLFIAINGLIFIVTAYFINDLAFMLSFPILLILGAYSYFKRFSYTAHIILGISLGLAPIAGVVAVKASITMWSVFLSLGVMFWVAGFDLLYSLQDMEFDIKEGLHSIPSRFGADCTMFISRIFHALTVLFWLFFTVEAGLGLFAYLAVLISAVMLWYEHLIVKRDFTKIDRAFFTVNGYLGIIFFILIVIDRIVYA
- a CDS encoding cytochrome-c peroxidase, which encodes MNKKILAVVLFGIYLFASDMSIWLRPDYIPAPKENPLTKEKIELGKLLFFDPRLSRNDTVSCATCHIPYYYWTDRVPRAVGIEGRKGTRNTPTIVNGAYLHTFFWDARAESLEEQALGPIEAKAEMDISAEELVKKLKNIKGYVKLFEKAFPGIGITKETIAKAIASFERTVVSTESAFDRWVKGDQNAISEEAKEGFEIFRNKGKCISCHSGFNFTNESLNNIALGDSDPGVFAITKNPIWKGCFKTPTLRDVAETSPYFHDGSVHTLEEAVYICGNGGRYKDMKGRSPFFRDRGLSMDEVRKVVKFLETLTGKRPDIEIPYEFPQ
- a CDS encoding P-loop NTPase fold protein encodes the protein MGIENTEKNYVKLLKTYLIENENSYLLSDIGKNKIAMISGEWGSGKTFFWDNIRKELNEKKVKNIYISLYGKDSIQAIENELLLKAYNLSLGKKDDDENRDIIEKGFSVFTQVSTGFSPLIGFNFEKVIETVKELNIEKKFQKAGEVLNDGVIICFDDFERKSTAVNLNDLFGFITNLTIEYNCKVIIIVNSEAFKDEEAKVFKRVKEKSISKYFHYRPDKKHLFDQIVSSLNKENQELNKRIFSIIDMTDVCNARIYIQIVKNVYEYNNKYEINDNSLKILVLNTIFFSIYHETIKISNIKSPITNLSENFSELLITVFYTFVNNYKTNKLKKEAFLSRLKDRVYYEIGNKNQEQYKVLLETIEKNSDYLYDLYNYVFVYNILNQTKINEKYSRIIDKTEQEVENINQINNFIETGILL
- a CDS encoding uracil-DNA glycosylase family protein translates to MLKNDWGDIVEEAYDSLESEYRKFLEKNSGYFPDFENMFNAFKTLPLANTKYILFGQDPYPRRESAIGYAFIDAKVKRIFDDKNGLSKEVNRAVSLRNFVKMALVADGRLSPTDTSKEAIKKVNRDDLIVSIMDLKNNFEKNGILLLNKALVFTSKKDTRLHLKKWHPFIAKLLELLQNRDLELILFGNAAKDILSIKESRKFKVYHMEHPYNVSFVTNKEALDFFGKMELLKRQ
- a CDS encoding helix-turn-helix domain-containing protein, with protein sequence MDIKFENLNKIEKIEKDIEAIKKALTNSTQKRWLNVKELSQYLGYSKDRIYKLKNEQFIENIHYFKKAGKILFDRVAIDDWVVGKERDDTDQSQRQIVHNILSSIKKI
- a CDS encoding site-specific integrase; the encoded protein is MTLTSRNGRLYITFYHQSKRYRKSLGLDDTKANRKLAQQKIIPELLYKLNSGEFFENEKPKVPTVGEFAKVSFEIHRHERREITQKDYIQRYECHIKPYFKSKRLDKIKPSDIAKWQNRLLDKVSGSTLAKVRKIFNIIFEDAVRDEIIEKNPFKLVKSPKIEEVREKRPFTLEEIFAILNAMPEHIRAFFATGFFTGMRTGELIGLKWEDIDWKEKVIQIKRSRRRGKDYLPKTKNSIREIDIIEPLMPYLQMHRELSRKKAIYVFETYENRPFNTCDKISAYYWKPTLKKLGIPHRNLYQMRHTFASLMIANGEDILWVSQMLGHKDSSMTLQKYARYIRSKKKKRATFISDFLISE